From a single Candidatus Fusobacterium pullicola genomic region:
- the queE gene encoding putative 7-carboxy-7-deazaguanine synthase QueE codes for MANFKVVEIFESINGEGRKAGQLAIFVRLQKCNLHCSYCDTMWANGDDAPYTLMSEDEIYDRIIKSGIKNITLTGGEPLLHENVETLLKKIGENPELSLEIETNGSIPLEKFSKLENPPSFTMDYKLPSSKMEGTMCLDNFKYLEDKDTVKFVAGTIEDLRKAKEIIEKYNLIGKCAVYFSPVFGSIDPVEIVEFMKENKLNGVNLQLQLHKFIWDPESKGV; via the coding sequence ATGGCAAATTTTAAGGTTGTAGAAATTTTTGAGAGTATTAATGGTGAGGGAAGAAAAGCTGGACAACTAGCTATTTTTGTGAGATTACAAAAGTGTAATTTACATTGTAGTTACTGTGATACAATGTGGGCTAATGGTGATGATGCTCCATATACTTTAATGAGTGAAGATGAGATATACGATAGAATAATAAAAAGTGGAATAAAAAATATAACTCTTACTGGAGGAGAACCTCTTTTACATGAGAATGTAGAAACATTATTAAAGAAAATAGGAGAGAATCCAGAGTTAAGTTTAGAGATAGAAACAAATGGAAGCATACCTCTTGAAAAATTCTCTAAATTAGAAAACCCACCATCATTTACTATGGATTATAAATTACCAAGTAGCAAAATGGAAGGTACTATGTGTTTGGACAATTTTAAATATTTAGAAGATAAAGATACAGTAAAATTTGTAGCTGGAACTATAGAAGATTTGAGAAAAGCGAAGGAAATAATTGAAAAATATAATTTAATAGGAAAATGTGCTGTATATTTTAGTCCAGTATTTGGATCTATAGACCCAGTTGAGATAGTGGAATTTATGAAAGAGAATAAATTAAATGGAGTAAATCTACAATTACAACTTCATAAATTTATATGGGATCCAGAAAGTAAAGGTGTATAA
- a CDS encoding dipeptide/oligopeptide/nickel ABC transporter ATP-binding protein has product MLLEAKNINVSFKKENQKTIFGKERQQVIKNVSLSLKKGECLGIIGESGSGKSTLGKTLIGLLKPDSGNIIFDGVDMYNATKEEKRKIQQKISIVFQDYTSSANPRFLVKDIIGESLRVLERKLGKKIDKVSKIKELLETVGLNEGFMNRYPHELSGGQLQRVCIARAVATEPQFILLDEAISSLDASTQTQVMDLLKNLQNKYKLSYIFITHDLPSVTYICDKVLFFHDGEIVEKVEDIYKLSKVKSSYAKKLLNSILEIDFDN; this is encoded by the coding sequence ATGTTATTAGAGGCTAAAAATATAAATGTAAGTTTTAAAAAGGAGAATCAAAAAACAATTTTTGGTAAAGAAAGACAACAGGTTATTAAAAATGTATCCCTTTCATTAAAAAAGGGAGAATGTCTTGGAATAATAGGAGAGAGTGGAAGTGGGAAATCTACTTTAGGAAAAACTTTAATTGGACTTTTAAAACCAGACAGTGGAAATATAATTTTTGATGGAGTAGATATGTATAATGCTACTAAAGAGGAAAAAAGAAAGATACAACAGAAGATAAGTATTGTATTTCAAGATTATACATCTTCTGCCAATCCTCGTTTTTTAGTCAAAGATATTATAGGGGAATCTTTGAGAGTATTAGAGAGAAAGCTTGGAAAAAAAATAGATAAGGTTAGTAAAATAAAAGAGCTATTGGAAACAGTAGGCTTAAATGAAGGTTTTATGAATAGATACCCTCATGAATTAAGTGGTGGACAATTACAAAGAGTATGTATAGCTAGAGCCGTAGCTACAGAACCACAATTTATTCTTTTAGATGAAGCTATTAGTTCTTTAGATGCTTCTACTCAAACTCAAGTAATGGATTTACTAAAAAATTTGCAGAATAAATATAAATTATCATATATTTTTATTACCCATGACTTACCATCTGTTACATATATATGTGATAAAGTGCTATTTTTTCATGATGGAGAAATTGTAGAAAAGGTAGAGGATATTTATAAACTTTCAAAAGTAAAAAGTTCTTATGCTAAAAAATTATTAAATTCTATTTTAGAAATAGATTTTGATAATTAA
- a CDS encoding succinylglutamate desuccinylase/aspartoacylase family protein, which yields MEFKLGNIVCKLGEKVSGFWDIEGYSIPTTIINGKKSGKIVAISSGIHNCEYVGIQSAIELSQEIDPVNINGTVIIFHPVNYSGFFHKIPAVMPEDNKNLNRAFPGIENGSTADKIAYHFSKFLYPQLDFFIDLHGGDLYERATNFVYSPGIGDNKVIEVSHEVAQVLSVPYRVRSSAKTGAYNSAAIQGVPSMLIERGGNGLWNNEEVKEYKKDILSVLGYFNIIDFLNEKNLNQKEISIAEYISSEVDGFWYPRYKAGEKFNEGDLLGEIKDCFGNIITSYYAEFDGVILYGVFSLAIKKSEEILAYGKI from the coding sequence ATGGAATTTAAATTAGGAAATATAGTTTGTAAATTAGGAGAGAAAGTTTCAGGATTTTGGGATATTGAAGGATATAGTATTCCTACTACTATAATAAATGGGAAAAAAAGTGGAAAAATAGTAGCTATATCTTCTGGAATACATAATTGTGAATATGTGGGAATACAGAGTGCTATTGAACTTTCTCAAGAGATAGATCCAGTAAATATAAATGGGACAGTTATAATATTTCATCCAGTTAATTATTCAGGTTTCTTTCATAAAATTCCAGCTGTGATGCCTGAGGATAACAAGAACTTAAATAGAGCTTTTCCAGGAATTGAGAATGGAAGTACAGCGGATAAGATAGCCTATCACTTTTCTAAGTTTCTTTATCCTCAATTGGATTTTTTTATAGATTTACATGGTGGAGACTTATATGAAAGAGCTACAAATTTTGTATACTCTCCAGGAATAGGAGATAATAAAGTTATAGAAGTATCTCACGAAGTTGCTCAAGTACTTTCTGTTCCTTATAGAGTAAGATCTTCAGCTAAAACAGGAGCATATAATTCTGCAGCTATTCAAGGAGTTCCCTCTATGTTAATTGAAAGAGGGGGAAATGGACTTTGGAACAATGAAGAAGTGAAAGAGTATAAAAAGGATATTCTTTCTGTTTTAGGATACTTCAATATTATAGACTTTTTAAATGAGAAGAATTTAAATCAAAAAGAGATTAGTATAGCTGAATATATTTCTTCTGAAGTAGATGGATTTTGGTATCCTAGATATAAAGCTGGAGAAAAATTTAATGAAGGAGATTTGTTAGGAGAAATCAAAGATTGCTTTGGAAATATTATTACTTCATACTATGCAGAATTTGATGGAGTTATACTATATGGAGTCTTTTCATTAGCAATAAAAAAATCTGAAGAAATCTTAGCTTATGGTAAAATTTAA
- the folE gene encoding GTP cyclohydrolase I FolE — MIDKEAIEKHIRGILIALGDDPDREGLIETPKRVANMYAEIFQGMNYTNDEIVDMYNKSFEVSDTLDSQDMVIVKDIEIFSCCEHHLALMYDMSVTVAYIPKNRVIGLSKIARICDMVGKRLQLQERIGRDIAEILSKIIGSKDIAVLIKGKHGCMTARGINKTNSFTETSTFMGEFKNNYMLQNRLFSRL, encoded by the coding sequence ATGATAGATAAAGAAGCGATTGAAAAACATATAAGAGGAATACTCATAGCATTAGGTGATGATCCAGATAGAGAAGGACTTATAGAAACACCTAAAAGGGTAGCTAACATGTATGCTGAAATTTTTCAAGGTATGAATTATACAAATGATGAGATAGTTGATATGTATAATAAAAGTTTTGAAGTTTCAGATACTTTAGATAGTCAAGATATGGTTATAGTTAAGGATATAGAGATTTTTAGTTGTTGTGAACATCACTTAGCTTTGATGTATGATATGAGTGTGACAGTAGCATATATTCCTAAAAATAGAGTAATTGGACTTAGTAAGATTGCAAGAATATGTGATATGGTAGGAAAGAGATTACAACTACAGGAAAGAATAGGAAGAGATATTGCAGAAATTTTAAGTAAAATAATAGGCTCGAAGGATATAGCTGTTTTAATTAAAGGAAAACATGGATGTATGACAGCTAGAGGAATAAATAAAACAAACAGTTTTACAGAAACCTCTACATTTATGGGAGAGTTTAAGAATAACTATATGTTACAAAATAGATTGTTTAGTAGATTATAA
- a CDS encoding ABC transporter permease subunit encodes MIKRLLKNKMALICIALILMLVFMGIFAPLVAPNDPYENNILNKFAPYSWQYPLGTDHLGRCVLSRMIYGIRPTLFLSLVTMVGTIGIGTLMGLLSGYFKGIIDNVIMRIVDMMLSFPSQIMILAVVALLGVDIRNVIIANVFIKWAWYARMIRTNVIKYTDKNFILFSRCIGSGEKFILFRHMLPCIASEMAVLATLDIGWAILNISTLSFLGLGVQAPIPEWGAMLNEAKNVMTTNPIQMIAPGVAVVILVAAFNFLGDCLRDAFDPKEAEI; translated from the coding sequence ATGATTAAAAGACTTTTAAAAAATAAGATGGCTTTAATATGTATAGCTTTAATTTTAATGTTAGTTTTTATGGGAATTTTTGCCCCACTAGTAGCACCAAATGATCCTTATGAAAATAATATTTTAAATAAATTTGCACCTTATTCATGGCAATATCCATTAGGAACTGATCATTTAGGAAGATGTGTTTTGTCAAGAATGATATATGGAATAAGACCTACACTTTTCTTATCATTAGTTACAATGGTCGGAACTATCGGTATAGGAACGTTGATGGGATTGTTATCAGGATATTTTAAAGGAATAATTGATAATGTAATAATGAGAATAGTTGATATGATGCTTTCTTTCCCGAGCCAAATAATGATATTAGCTGTAGTAGCTTTATTAGGAGTAGATATTAGGAACGTTATTATAGCTAATGTTTTTATTAAATGGGCTTGGTATGCAAGAATGATCAGAACAAATGTTATAAAATATACAGATAAAAATTTTATTCTTTTTTCAAGATGTATAGGCTCTGGAGAAAAATTTATACTTTTTAGGCATATGCTTCCTTGTATTGCTTCAGAAATGGCTGTATTAGCTACTTTAGATATTGGATGGGCTATTTTAAATATTTCTACTCTCTCTTTTTTAGGACTTGGAGTACAAGCTCCTATTCCCGAGTGGGGAGCTATGTTGAATGAGGCAAAAAATGTAATGACTACTAATCCAATACAAATGATAGCTCCAGGTGTAGCAGTAGTAATTTTAGTAGCAGCTTTTAATTTTTTAGGAGATTGTTTAAGAGATGCTTTTGATCCAAAGGAGGCAGAAATTTAA
- the queF gene encoding preQ(1) synthase, protein MRDLKDLTLLGNQGIKYPDNYAPEILETFDNKHPDNDYFVKFNCPEFTSLCPITGQPDFANIIISYVPNIKMVESKSLKLYLFSFRNHGDFHEDCVNIIMKDLIKLMDPKYIEVWGKFTPRGGISIDPYCNYGKKGTKWEEIAMTRLANHDMYPEKVDNR, encoded by the coding sequence ATGAGAGATTTAAAAGATTTAACACTATTAGGAAATCAAGGGATAAAATATCCAGATAATTATGCACCTGAAATTTTAGAGACATTTGATAATAAGCATCCAGATAATGATTATTTTGTAAAATTTAATTGCCCAGAGTTTACAAGCCTTTGCCCTATTACAGGTCAACCAGATTTTGCTAATATAATAATATCATATGTTCCAAATATTAAAATGGTTGAAAGTAAATCATTAAAACTATATCTTTTTAGTTTCCGTAATCACGGAGATTTCCATGAAGATTGTGTAAATATTATAATGAAAGATCTAATAAAATTAATGGATCCTAAATATATAGAAGTATGGGGAAAATTTACTCCAAGAGGTGGAATTTCAATAGATCCATATTGTAACTATGGAAAAAAAGGAACTAAGTGGGAAGAGATAGCTATGACAAGATTAGCTAACCATGATATGTATCCAGAAAAAGTAGATAATAGATAG
- the pcp gene encoding pyroglutamyl-peptidase I has protein sequence MKLLITGFDPFGGEKINPAWEAVKGLPDNIDGVEVIKLQIPTVFKKSAQKLYENIDAVKPDVVICVGQAGGRYEFCVERVAINLDDGRIPDNEGYQPIDVKVFEDGENAYFTNLPIKAMVEEVKKAGVPAAVSNTAGTYVCNHIMYSLLYYINKNNLNIKGGFIHVPYITEQVLDKKNTPYMDLKTITKGLEASIKAIKNYEADIKVSGGKEF, from the coding sequence ATGAAATTATTAATTACAGGATTTGATCCTTTTGGAGGAGAAAAAATAAATCCAGCTTGGGAAGCTGTAAAAGGATTACCAGATAATATAGATGGAGTAGAGGTAATAAAATTACAAATACCAACTGTATTTAAAAAATCAGCTCAAAAATTATATGAAAATATAGATGCTGTAAAACCAGATGTTGTTATATGTGTAGGACAAGCTGGTGGAAGATATGAGTTTTGCGTAGAAAGAGTAGCTATAAACTTAGATGATGGTAGAATACCAGATAATGAAGGTTATCAACCTATTGATGTAAAAGTTTTTGAAGATGGAGAAAATGCATACTTCACAAACTTACCAATTAAAGCTATGGTAGAGGAAGTTAAAAAAGCTGGTGTTCCTGCTGCTGTATCAAATACTGCTGGAACTTATGTATGTAACCATATAATGTACTCTTTACTTTACTACATCAATAAAAATAATTTAAATATAAAAGGTGGATTTATCCATGTTCCTTATATTACAGAGCAAGTATTAGATAAAAAGAATACACCATATATGGATTTAAAAACTATAACTAAAGGATTAGAAGCTTCAATAAAAGCGATAAAAAATTATGAAGCAGATATAAAAGTTTCTGGTGGTAAAGAGTTTTAG
- a CDS encoding ABC transporter ATP-binding protein — MKKTLLKVENISIFLRKKSIKKSLVENVSFELKEGECLGILGESGSGKSLTCKSIMGLLDNKTFFTEGKAIYNGENLLEAKGEDLRKLRGKEIAMILQNPMTCFDPLYTVGYQIMETFVEHTSLSAQEIKKKSIEILEKMQLKNPEDILSKFPHQLSGGMLQRIMIGLALSMNPNFIIADEPTTAIDAITQFEIMKEFQKIKNSGKVGMIFISHDLGVISEIADYIIVMNKGKIVSQGKKNEVFSKTKDEFTKMLIEKKLAVMNRYKKIMKGEKDVIRG; from the coding sequence ATGAAAAAAACGTTATTGAAGGTAGAAAATATTTCTATATTTTTGAGAAAAAAGAGTATAAAAAAAAGTTTAGTTGAAAATGTTTCTTTTGAATTAAAAGAGGGAGAGTGTCTTGGGATTCTAGGAGAGAGTGGAAGTGGGAAAAGTTTAACTTGCAAATCAATTATGGGATTATTAGATAATAAAACTTTTTTTACTGAAGGAAAAGCTATATATAATGGAGAAAATCTTTTGGAAGCAAAGGGTGAAGATCTAAGAAAATTAAGAGGAAAAGAAATTGCTATGATTTTACAAAATCCTATGACTTGCTTTGATCCTTTATATACAGTAGGTTATCAAATAATGGAGACATTTGTAGAGCATACTTCACTTTCAGCTCAAGAGATAAAAAAGAAATCCATTGAAATTTTAGAAAAGATGCAGTTAAAAAATCCAGAAGATATTCTTTCAAAATTTCCTCATCAATTAAGTGGTGGAATGTTACAAAGAATAATGATAGGGCTAGCTTTATCGATGAATCCTAATTTTATAATAGCAGATGAACCAACTACAGCTATTGATGCTATTACACAATTTGAAATTATGAAAGAGTTTCAAAAAATAAAAAATAGCGGTAAAGTTGGAATGATTTTCATCTCACATGATTTAGGAGTAATTTCTGAAATAGCTGACTATATTATTGTAATGAACAAGGGAAAAATTGTTTCACAAGGAAAGAAGAATGAAGTTTTTTCCAAAACTAAAGATGAATTTACCAAGATGTTAATAGAAAAAAAGTTAGCAGTTATGAATAGATATAAAAAGATTATGAAAGGGGAGAAAGATGTTATTAGAGGCTAA
- a CDS encoding CTP synthase — protein sequence MNTKYIFVTGGVVSSLGKGITAASLGNLLKARGYNVTIQKFDPYINVDPGTMNPYEHGEVFVTDDGAETDLDLGHYERFIDENLTKYNNITTGKIYQTVIERERNGEYLGKTVQVVPHITNEIKSKIEIAGKVNNSDIVITEIGGTVGDIESTPFLESIRQFKYDIGRENVLYIHVALVPYLKAAGELKTKPAQHSVKELMSLGIRPDILVCRTEHDLNEGLRKKLAMFCDIDYDAVIEAKDASTIYEIPLIMEKEGLANVTCKKLGIENRKADLAPWEKIVYDIKNPKSEVKIAVVGKYVELKDAYISINESLEHAAYSLGYKARIKYIQAENLDVESLKGYQGILVPGGFGNRGVEGKIAAIKYARENKIPFLGICLGMQLSVVEFARNVLGYADANSSELDENTTHPVIHIMEDQKYIEKMGGTMRLGAYPCVLGDGTLAQELYGSKEISERHRHRYEYNNLYREELEKAGLKVSGTSPDNNLVEIVELSKDVHPFYIAGQFHPEFKTRPNNPHPLFKGFIEASAKIK from the coding sequence ATGAATACAAAATATATTTTTGTCACTGGAGGAGTTGTATCATCACTTGGAAAGGGAATTACTGCTGCCTCATTAGGAAATTTATTAAAAGCTAGAGGATATAATGTAACTATTCAAAAATTTGATCCATATATAAATGTTGATCCGGGAACAATGAATCCATATGAGCATGGAGAGGTATTTGTTACAGATGATGGAGCTGAAACAGATTTAGACTTAGGACACTATGAGAGATTTATTGATGAAAATTTAACAAAATATAATAATATAACTACTGGAAAAATCTATCAAACAGTTATAGAGAGAGAAAGAAATGGAGAGTATCTTGGAAAAACTGTACAAGTAGTTCCTCATATAACTAATGAGATAAAATCAAAAATAGAGATAGCTGGAAAAGTTAATAACTCTGATATAGTTATAACAGAGATTGGTGGTACAGTAGGAGATATAGAATCAACACCGTTTTTGGAATCTATCAGACAATTTAAATATGATATAGGACGTGAAAATGTATTGTATATTCATGTTGCTTTAGTTCCATATCTAAAAGCAGCAGGAGAGTTAAAAACAAAACCAGCACAACACTCTGTTAAAGAGTTAATGAGTTTAGGAATTCGTCCAGATATTTTAGTTTGTAGAACAGAGCACGATTTAAATGAAGGATTAAGAAAAAAATTAGCTATGTTCTGTGATATAGACTATGATGCTGTAATAGAAGCTAAAGATGCTAGTACTATTTATGAAATTCCTTTAATTATGGAAAAAGAAGGTTTAGCAAATGTTACTTGCAAAAAACTAGGTATAGAGAATAGAAAAGCTGACTTAGCTCCATGGGAAAAAATAGTTTATGATATTAAAAATCCTAAATCAGAAGTAAAAATAGCTGTAGTAGGAAAATATGTTGAATTAAAAGATGCGTATATAAGTATAAATGAATCATTAGAACATGCTGCTTATTCATTAGGATACAAAGCTAGAATAAAATATATACAAGCTGAAAATCTAGATGTAGAATCTTTAAAAGGATATCAAGGAATATTAGTACCTGGAGGATTTGGTAATAGAGGAGTAGAGGGAAAAATAGCAGCTATCAAATATGCTAGAGAAAACAAAATCCCTTTCTTAGGAATATGTTTAGGTATGCAATTATCAGTTGTAGAATTTGCTAGAAATGTTTTAGGATATGCTGATGCTAATTCAAGTGAATTAGATGAAAATACAACTCATCCAGTAATTCATATAATGGAAGATCAAAAATATATTGAAAAAATGGGTGGAACAATGAGATTGGGAGCTTATCCATGTGTTTTAGGAGATGGAACTTTAGCTCAAGAACTATATGGCTCTAAAGAGATAAGTGAAAGACATAGACATAGATATGAGTATAATAATCTATATAGAGAAGAGTTAGAAAAAGCTGGATTGAAAGTTTCTGGAACATCTCCAGATAATAACCTTGTAGAGATAGTAGAATTATCTAAAGATGTTCATCCATTCTATATTGCTGGACAATTCCATCCAGAATTTAAGACAAGACCAAATAATCCACATCCATTATTCAAAGGATTTATAGAAGCTAGTGCTAAAATAAAATAA
- a CDS encoding DUF969 domain-containing protein — protein sequence MFKLIGVLLILVGFTLKLDTIAVVLLAGIATGLVSSMDFMEILSVLGSAFVSTRYMTLLLLTLATVGILERNGLRERAAKCISSLNGATCGKVMTLYVIIRTIAGAMSLRLGGHVQFIRPLVYPMAKGAAEREGKLTKELDEELKGLANSMENYGNFYGQNVFIASSGVLLILGTLKESGITGVEAYDIAKASIPMAIIAIVLAGIRNYIFDKKVRMKKGDING from the coding sequence ATGTTTAAATTAATTGGTGTCCTATTGATATTGGTAGGATTTACTTTAAAGTTAGATACTATTGCTGTAGTATTACTTGCTGGAATAGCTACAGGTCTAGTATCATCAATGGATTTTATGGAGATTTTAAGTGTTTTAGGAAGTGCCTTTGTATCAACTAGATATATGACGCTTTTACTTTTAACTCTAGCTACTGTAGGTATATTGGAGAGAAACGGATTAAGAGAGAGAGCAGCAAAATGTATATCATCTCTAAATGGAGCTACTTGTGGTAAGGTTATGACACTATATGTAATCATAAGAACTATAGCAGGAGCGATGTCTTTAAGATTAGGAGGACATGTTCAGTTTATAAGACCACTAGTTTATCCGATGGCTAAGGGTGCTGCTGAAAGAGAAGGTAAACTTACAAAAGAGTTAGATGAAGAGTTAAAAGGATTGGCTAACAGTATGGAAAACTATGGGAATTTCTATGGACAAAATGTATTTATAGCTTCATCTGGAGTTTTATTAATACTAGGAACGCTGAAAGAATCTGGAATAACAGGAGTAGAGGCTTATGACATAGCCAAGGCTAGTATTCCTATGGCAATAATAGCTATAGTATTAGCTGGAATTAGAAACTATATATTTGATAAAAAAGTAAGAATGAAGAAAGGTGATATTAATGGTTAA
- a CDS encoding DUF979 domain-containing protein translates to MVNTLLEIMYIICGIILIVCGIYALVDNANPKKIGTAAFWIIFGVIFIVGPYINPAIIGALLLVMGALTATKSVRLGSLQNSSEEYRIAQEEKVGNKIFIPALSIGVVAFSVAQFTKLGGLVGLGVGALVSLLLTMLVTKESVKNIPYDSSRMLQQMGASVILPQLLGALGALFAKAGVGEVVAGIMSGIIPDGSRLFGVVGYCIAMAVFTMIMGNAFAAFAVITAGIGVPFVINLGGNPAIVGALGLTAGYCGTLMTPMAANFNIVPASILEMENKNGIILVQAPIAIILLFIHIVLMYMLAF, encoded by the coding sequence ATGGTTAATACACTTCTTGAAATAATGTATATAATTTGTGGAATTATTTTGATTGTATGTGGTATATATGCCCTAGTTGATAATGCTAATCCTAAAAAAATTGGAACGGCAGCTTTCTGGATAATATTTGGAGTTATATTTATAGTTGGACCATATATAAATCCAGCAATAATAGGAGCTTTGCTTTTAGTAATGGGAGCACTTACAGCTACAAAGAGTGTAAGATTAGGAAGTCTACAAAATAGTAGTGAAGAGTATAGAATAGCTCAAGAGGAAAAAGTTGGAAATAAAATATTTATTCCAGCTCTATCTATTGGAGTAGTAGCTTTTTCAGTTGCACAATTTACTAAATTGGGTGGACTTGTAGGATTAGGAGTAGGAGCTTTAGTTTCTCTTCTTTTAACTATGTTAGTAACTAAAGAGAGTGTAAAAAATATACCTTATGATTCATCAAGAATGTTACAACAGATGGGAGCTAGTGTTATTCTACCACAACTTTTAGGAGCTTTAGGAGCTCTATTTGCTAAAGCAGGAGTAGGAGAGGTTGTAGCTGGAATAATGAGTGGGATTATCCCTGATGGAAGTAGATTATTTGGAGTAGTAGGATATTGTATAGCTATGGCGGTATTTACTATGATAATGGGAAATGCCTTCGCAGCCTTTGCTGTAATTACTGCTGGAATTGGAGTTCCATTTGTTATTAATCTTGGAGGAAATCCAGCAATAGTAGGAGCTTTGGGACTTACAGCTGGATATTGTGGAACTCTTATGACACCAATGGCAGCAAATTTTAATATTGTTCCAGCTTCTATTCTTGAAATGGAAAATAAAAATGGTATAATATTAGTACAAGCTCCAATAGCTATAATATTATTATTTATTCACATAGTACTTATGTATATGTTAGCTTTTTAA
- the queC gene encoding 7-cyano-7-deazaguanine synthase QueC: MRVLVLLSGGVDSSTCLAMAVDKYGKDNVVALSASYGQKHTKELESARKVANYYQVELLEINLGKIFSFSNCSLLSHSDEDIPQGSYDSQLKESDGERISTYVPFRNGLFLSTAASIALSKNCQIIYYGAHSDDSAGNAYPDCSPEFNEAMNQAIYLGSGKEVRIEAPFVNMHKSDIVKKGLELNLPYELTWSCYEGKEHSCGKCGTCIDREKAFEINGAIDPLVKIRRGDK; the protein is encoded by the coding sequence ATGAGAGTATTAGTATTGTTGAGTGGTGGAGTAGATAGTTCAACATGTCTAGCTATGGCAGTAGATAAATATGGAAAAGATAATGTTGTGGCTCTATCAGCTTCTTATGGACAAAAGCATACAAAAGAACTAGAATCAGCTAGAAAAGTAGCAAATTATTATCAAGTAGAATTATTAGAGATAAATTTAGGGAAAATTTTCTCATTTAGTAATTGCTCTTTGCTTTCTCACTCTGATGAGGATATCCCACAAGGGAGTTATGATAGTCAATTAAAAGAGAGTGATGGAGAGAGAATTTCTACTTATGTTCCTTTTAGAAATGGATTATTTTTATCTACAGCAGCTAGTATAGCTCTTTCTAAAAATTGTCAAATTATATATTATGGAGCTCATAGTGATGATTCAGCAGGAAATGCCTATCCAGATTGTAGTCCAGAATTTAATGAAGCTATGAACCAAGCTATTTATCTAGGGAGTGGAAAGGAAGTAAGAATAGAAGCTCCATTTGTAAATATGCATAAAAGTGATATTGTGAAAAAGGGACTTGAATTAAATTTACCGTATGAACTTACATGGAGTTGTTATGAAGGAAAAGAACACTCTTGTGGAAAGTGTGGAACTTGTATAGATAGAGAGAAAGCTTTTGAAATAAATGGAGCTATAGATCCATTAGTAAAAATAAGAAGAGGAGATAAATAA
- a CDS encoding 6-carboxytetrahydropterin synthase: MYTLISEASFDSAHFLLGYNGKCKNIHGHRWTVKMEIYGDKLKKEGHLRGMLIDFGDIKGMLKELADYFDHSFIIEKNSMREITLNALKEDGFRIIEVDFRPTAENFSKYIFDYFKEKNIPVKKVIVYETPNNCATYSEEIR; this comes from the coding sequence ATGTATACATTAATTAGTGAAGCAAGTTTTGATAGTGCTCATTTTTTATTAGGATATAATGGAAAGTGTAAAAATATTCATGGACATCGTTGGACAGTAAAAATGGAGATATATGGAGATAAGTTAAAAAAAGAGGGGCATTTGAGAGGAATGCTAATAGATTTTGGGGATATAAAGGGAATGTTAAAAGAATTAGCTGATTATTTTGATCACTCTTTTATTATAGAAAAAAACAGTATGAGAGAGATAACATTAAATGCTTTAAAAGAAGATGGGTTTAGAATTATTGAGGTAGATTTTAGACCAACAGCAGAAAATTTCTCAAAATATATCTTTGATTATTTTAAAGAGAAAAATATCCCAGTAAAAAAAGTAATAGTATATGAAACACCAAATAATTGTGCTACATATAGTGAGGAGATCAGATAA